The Microbacterium sp. LWO12-1.2 genome includes a window with the following:
- a CDS encoding gamma-aminobutyraldehyde dehydrogenase gives MPSETLHNFIGGRYVPVRGAGSLPLIDPATEEEYGVLPVSDGSDVDDAYAAASAAFPLWRDTTPADRQLALFRIADAMLARAEEFADLESRDTGKPRATLVADEIMQSVDQLRFFAGAARSLEGRSAGEYLAGHTSFVRREPIGVIGQVTPWNYPLNMAVWKIAPALAAGNTVVLKPAESTPLTTLLLAEIVAAHTPAGTLNVVLGDRDTGVALVEHPTPQMVAITGSVRAGMAVARSAANDVKRVHLELGGKAPAIVFADASIEKAVEGIITGAFFNAGQDCTAATRVLVHASIHDELVAALVARARTHARTGGPHEEGVLYGPLSSAAQLAQVSGFIERLPAHATIETGGARQGDRGYFWEATIVSGLHQDDEAVQGEIFGPVLTVQSFSEDAEALAMANDVPYALASSVWTTDHARAMRFSRDLDFGCVWINTHIPFVSDMPHGGFKHSGYGKDLSQYGFDDYTRIKHVMSALD, from the coding sequence ATGCCTTCAGAGACGTTGCACAACTTCATCGGCGGTCGCTACGTTCCCGTGCGCGGAGCGGGCAGCCTGCCGCTCATCGATCCGGCGACCGAGGAGGAGTACGGCGTGCTCCCCGTGTCGGACGGCAGCGACGTCGACGACGCCTACGCCGCGGCATCCGCTGCCTTCCCGCTCTGGCGCGACACCACCCCCGCCGACCGGCAGCTGGCGCTGTTCCGCATCGCGGACGCCATGCTCGCCCGCGCCGAGGAGTTCGCCGATCTGGAGTCGCGCGACACCGGCAAGCCGCGCGCCACGCTCGTCGCCGACGAGATCATGCAGTCCGTCGACCAGCTGCGCTTCTTCGCCGGCGCCGCCCGCAGCCTGGAGGGCCGCTCCGCGGGGGAGTACCTCGCCGGACACACCTCCTTCGTCCGCCGAGAGCCGATCGGGGTGATCGGTCAGGTCACCCCGTGGAACTACCCGCTCAACATGGCGGTGTGGAAGATCGCGCCGGCGCTCGCCGCCGGCAACACCGTCGTGCTGAAGCCGGCGGAGTCGACGCCGCTCACGACGCTGCTGCTGGCCGAGATCGTCGCGGCGCACACTCCCGCAGGAACGCTGAACGTCGTGCTCGGAGACCGTGACACCGGAGTGGCGCTGGTGGAGCACCCGACGCCGCAGATGGTCGCGATCACCGGTTCGGTGCGCGCCGGCATGGCCGTGGCCCGCTCGGCCGCGAACGATGTGAAGCGCGTGCACCTGGAGCTCGGAGGCAAAGCCCCGGCGATCGTGTTCGCGGATGCGTCGATCGAGAAGGCCGTCGAGGGCATCATCACCGGCGCGTTCTTCAACGCCGGTCAGGACTGCACCGCGGCGACGCGGGTGCTGGTGCACGCCTCGATCCACGACGAACTGGTTGCGGCGCTCGTCGCTCGCGCTCGCACCCACGCCCGCACCGGTGGGCCGCATGAAGAGGGTGTGCTGTACGGCCCGCTGAGCAGCGCGGCGCAGCTCGCCCAGGTGTCCGGCTTCATCGAACGACTGCCCGCGCACGCGACGATCGAGACCGGTGGCGCGCGGCAGGGCGACCGCGGATACTTCTGGGAGGCCACGATCGTGTCGGGTCTGCATCAGGACGACGAGGCCGTCCAGGGCGAGATCTTCGGCCCTGTGCTCACCGTGCAGTCCTTCTCCGAGGATGCAGAGGCGCTGGCGATGGCGAACGATGTGCCGTACGCGCTGGCCTCATCGGTGTGGACCACGGATCACGCTCGTGCCATGCGGTTCTCGCGCGACCTCGACTTCGGGTGCGTGTGGATCAACACCCACATCCCGTTCGTCTCTGACATGCCCCATGGCGGGTTCAAGCACTCCGGCTACGGCAAGGACCTCTCGCAATACGGTTTCGACGACTACACGCGCATCAAGCACGTGATGTCGGCGCTGGACTGA
- a CDS encoding Lrp/AsnC family transcriptional regulator, with amino-acid sequence MSTTPKQPALDDISKRIVELLQEDGRRPYAEIGREVGLSEAAARQRVQRMTEAGIIQIVAVTDPMQLGFHRMSMIGIRVTGDPRTIAEELTKIPELAYVVVTLGTFDILVEAVCEDDEHLLDLIATRIRTIDGIAQTESLLYAGLYKDLYNWGTR; translated from the coding sequence ATGAGCACTACGCCGAAGCAGCCTGCCCTGGACGACATCTCCAAGCGGATCGTCGAGCTCCTCCAGGAGGACGGCCGCCGCCCCTATGCCGAGATCGGTCGCGAGGTCGGCCTCAGCGAGGCAGCCGCCCGCCAGCGCGTCCAGCGGATGACAGAAGCGGGCATCATCCAGATCGTCGCGGTGACCGACCCGATGCAGCTCGGCTTCCACCGGATGTCGATGATCGGCATCCGCGTCACGGGCGACCCGCGCACGATCGCCGAGGAGCTCACGAAGATCCCCGAGCTCGCCTACGTCGTCGTCACCCTCGGCACGTTCGACATCCTCGTCGAAGCCGTGTGCGAGGACGACGAGCACCTGCTCGACCTCATCGCGACCCGCATCCGCACCATCGACGGCATCGCGCAGACCGAGAGCCTGCTCTATGCCGGCCTCTACAAAGACCTCTACAACTGGGGCACGCGCTGA
- a CDS encoding NAD(P)/FAD-dependent oxidoreductase, producing MGTTVFERQQPPQSVIDDSLRSTAFGVFWLDDVERPVHPPLKGSVHADLAIVGGGYTGLWTAIRAKERNPERRVVLLEASRVAWAASGRNGGFCEASLTHGHENGVNRWPDEIDRLEELGLANLDGIEQTIARYGMDTDFERTGQMAVAVEPHQVEWLRAEDDFLDKDAVQAEVHSETFLAGSWDREGCAMVHPAKLGLELARVAAELGVEIHERTLVRGIEGDGSSAITLVTDGGRVTADAVALGTNVFPSLLKRNRLMTVPVYDYVLMTEPLSDAQLTSIGWSNRQGLADSANQFHYYRLTADNRILFGGYDAIYHYGGKVRPEYEDRMESHRRLASHFFTTFPQLAGLTFTHRWAGAIDSSSRFCAFFGTARKGRVAYATGFTGLGVGAARFAADVMLDKLAGEETERTVLKMVREKPVPFPPEPAAAIGINLVRAAMNQADHRDGKRNLFLKTLDALGMGFDS from the coding sequence ATGGGAACCACTGTCTTCGAGCGTCAGCAGCCGCCGCAGTCCGTCATCGACGACTCCCTGCGCTCCACCGCCTTCGGGGTGTTCTGGCTCGATGACGTCGAGCGACCGGTGCATCCGCCGCTGAAGGGCTCCGTGCACGCCGACCTCGCGATCGTCGGCGGCGGTTACACGGGACTGTGGACCGCGATCCGCGCCAAGGAGCGCAACCCCGAGCGCCGGGTCGTACTGCTCGAGGCGTCCCGCGTGGCCTGGGCCGCGTCCGGGCGCAACGGCGGGTTCTGCGAGGCGAGCCTCACGCATGGCCACGAGAACGGCGTGAACCGCTGGCCCGACGAGATCGACCGACTCGAGGAGCTGGGCCTCGCGAACCTCGACGGCATCGAGCAGACCATCGCGCGCTACGGCATGGACACCGACTTCGAGCGCACCGGGCAGATGGCGGTCGCCGTCGAACCGCACCAGGTCGAGTGGCTCCGCGCCGAGGACGACTTCCTCGACAAGGACGCCGTGCAGGCCGAAGTGCACTCGGAGACCTTCCTCGCAGGCTCCTGGGACCGCGAGGGGTGCGCGATGGTGCACCCGGCGAAACTGGGGCTGGAGCTGGCCCGTGTCGCGGCCGAGCTGGGCGTCGAGATCCACGAGCGCACCCTGGTGCGCGGCATCGAGGGAGACGGCTCCTCGGCGATCACGCTGGTGACCGACGGCGGACGCGTGACAGCGGATGCCGTGGCACTCGGCACCAACGTCTTCCCGTCGTTGCTGAAGCGCAACCGCCTTATGACCGTGCCGGTGTACGACTACGTGCTGATGACCGAGCCGCTCTCGGACGCGCAGCTCACGTCGATCGGATGGTCGAACCGTCAGGGCCTCGCCGACAGTGCGAACCAGTTCCACTACTACCGGCTCACCGCCGACAACCGCATCCTGTTCGGCGGCTATGACGCGATCTACCACTACGGCGGCAAGGTGCGCCCGGAGTATGAGGACCGCATGGAGAGCCACCGGCGCCTCGCCTCGCACTTCTTCACGACGTTCCCGCAGCTCGCGGGGCTCACGTTCACGCACCGGTGGGCCGGAGCGATCGACTCGTCCAGCCGCTTCTGCGCGTTCTTCGGCACCGCCCGCAAGGGCCGCGTCGCCTATGCGACCGGGTTCACCGGGCTCGGCGTCGGCGCAGCCCGCTTCGCCGCCGACGTCATGCTCGACAAGCTCGCGGGAGAGGAGACCGAGCGCACGGTGCTGAAGATGGTGCGTGAGAAGCCGGTGCCGTTCCCGCCGGAGCCCGCCGCCGCGATCGGCATCAACCTGGTGCGGGCGGCCATGAACCAGGCCGACCACCGCGACGGCAAGCGCAACCTGTTCCTCAAGACGCTCGACGCGCTCGGCATGGGCTTCGACTCGTGA
- a CDS encoding cupin domain-containing protein, whose translation MSGLDAGTGVDATALALTHDPLPAGEVRAGTPTTGTQALATLDGIEIGIWEMTPGTATDTEVDEVFVVLSGHATIAFDDPALPALTVGPGSVVRLAAGQRTTWTVTETLRKIYIA comes from the coding sequence GTGAGCGGGCTCGACGCGGGAACCGGCGTGGATGCCACGGCCCTCGCCCTCACGCATGACCCCCTCCCGGCCGGCGAGGTGCGCGCGGGCACCCCGACGACGGGCACGCAGGCGTTGGCGACACTGGACGGCATCGAGATCGGCATCTGGGAGATGACCCCGGGCACAGCCACCGACACCGAGGTCGACGAAGTGTTCGTGGTGCTCTCCGGACACGCCACGATCGCCTTCGACGATCCCGCACTGCCCGCTCTCACGGTCGGCCCCGGTTCGGTGGTGCGCCTTGCTGCGGGACAGCGCACCACGTGGACCGTCACCGAGACGCTCCGGAAGATCTACATCGCCTGA
- a CDS encoding DNA-methyltransferase, which yields MTPGAVTIIEGDNLAAAATLPEASFTLIYLDPPFNTGRTQERQVVTARRASTTQEEPAAAAAGGAEPAESAADLLSYERPAAETEIRHGFHGHAYERVRGMLRTYDDRFDDYGTFLMPRLEEAWRLLADDGTLYLHLDYREAHYAKVMLDAVFGRDSFLNELIWAYDYGAKSRRRWPTKHDTILVYVKNPRSYVFNADEIDREPYMAPGLVTPEKAARGKLPTDVWWHTIVPTTGREKTGYPTQKPEGILRRIIRASSRPGDRVLDLFAGSGTTGAVASALGRDAVLVDDNPEAVRVMRERMPHAEVTALD from the coding sequence GTGACGCCCGGTGCCGTCACGATCATCGAGGGTGACAACCTCGCCGCCGCGGCGACCCTGCCCGAGGCCTCCTTCACCCTGATCTACCTCGATCCGCCGTTCAACACCGGACGCACGCAGGAGCGCCAGGTGGTGACGGCGCGGCGGGCGTCCACAACTCAGGAAGAACCGGCCGCGGCGGCGGCTGGCGGGGCCGAACCTGCCGAATCCGCCGCAGATCTCCTGAGTTATGAACGGCCGGCCGCCGAGACCGAGATCCGCCATGGCTTCCACGGCCACGCCTACGAGCGGGTGCGGGGGATGCTGCGCACCTACGATGACCGCTTCGACGACTACGGCACGTTCCTGATGCCGCGGCTCGAGGAGGCGTGGCGGCTGCTCGCCGACGACGGCACCCTGTACCTGCACCTCGACTACCGCGAGGCGCACTACGCCAAGGTCATGCTCGACGCCGTGTTCGGGCGCGACTCGTTCCTCAACGAACTCATCTGGGCCTACGACTACGGGGCGAAGTCGCGTCGGCGCTGGCCCACCAAGCACGACACGATCCTGGTGTACGTGAAGAACCCGCGGTCGTACGTCTTCAACGCCGACGAGATCGACCGGGAGCCGTACATGGCGCCCGGCCTCGTCACGCCCGAGAAGGCGGCGCGCGGCAAGCTCCCGACCGACGTCTGGTGGCACACGATCGTTCCGACCACGGGTCGCGAGAAGACCGGATACCCCACGCAGAAGCCCGAGGGTATCCTCCGCCGCATCATCCGTGCCTCCAGCCGCCCGGGCGACCGCGTGCTCGACCTCTTCGCGGGCAGTGGCACGACCGGCGCGGTGGCGTCGGCTCTGGGGCGGGATGCCGTGCTCGTCGACGACAATCCAGAAGCGGTCCGCGTGATGCGCGAGCGGATGCCCCATGCCGAGGTGACCGCGCTGGACTGA
- a CDS encoding lipoyl protein ligase domain-containing protein, whose protein sequence is MHGEYKVPGGKLVVVDLDVEDGRIARFRLAGDFFLEPDSALEDINAAVTGLPVETDATAIAAAVREALPAGAQLLGFTPDAVGTAVRRALVTAPGWRDFDWEIVHDKAVSPRMNLALDEVLTARVGEGRRRPTLRIWEWDESAVVIGSFQSYRNEVDPEGAARHGFDVVRRISGGGAMLMAAGQIITYSLYVPASLVAGMTFADSYAFLDDWVLQALRSLGIDAVYQPLNDIASPTGKIGGAAQKRLANGGVLHHATLSYDIDGQMMTEVLRIGREKLSDKGTTSAAKRVDPLRSQTGLTRAEIIDRFIGTFRSLTDAETGAISVEEYAAAEALVESKFATDAWLHRVP, encoded by the coding sequence GTGCACGGTGAATACAAGGTCCCAGGGGGAAAGCTCGTCGTCGTCGACCTGGATGTCGAGGACGGCAGGATCGCGCGATTCCGCCTCGCCGGCGACTTCTTCCTCGAACCGGACTCCGCGCTCGAAGACATCAACGCCGCGGTGACGGGGCTGCCGGTCGAGACGGATGCCACCGCGATCGCCGCTGCCGTGCGCGAGGCGCTGCCCGCGGGCGCGCAGCTGCTCGGATTCACCCCGGATGCGGTCGGCACGGCCGTGCGCCGCGCGCTCGTGACCGCACCGGGCTGGCGCGACTTCGACTGGGAGATCGTGCACGACAAGGCCGTCTCGCCCCGCATGAACCTCGCGCTCGACGAGGTGCTCACCGCCCGCGTGGGCGAGGGTCGCCGCCGCCCCACCCTGCGCATCTGGGAATGGGACGAGTCCGCCGTGGTCATCGGGTCCTTCCAGTCGTACCGCAACGAGGTCGACCCGGAGGGCGCCGCCCGTCACGGATTCGACGTCGTGCGCCGGATCTCCGGTGGCGGGGCGATGCTCATGGCCGCGGGCCAGATCATCACGTACTCGTTGTACGTGCCGGCGTCGCTGGTGGCCGGCATGACCTTCGCCGACTCCTACGCCTTCCTCGACGACTGGGTGCTGCAGGCGCTGCGCTCCCTCGGGATCGACGCGGTCTACCAGCCGCTGAACGACATCGCGAGCCCCACCGGCAAGATCGGTGGCGCAGCGCAGAAGCGCCTCGCGAACGGGGGAGTGCTGCACCACGCGACGCTGTCGTACGACATCGACGGTCAGATGATGACCGAGGTGCTGCGCATCGGGCGCGAGAAGCTGAGCGACAAGGGCACCACGTCTGCGGCCAAGCGGGTCGATCCGCTGCGCAGCCAGACCGGACTCACGCGTGCCGAGATCATCGACCGGTTCATCGGCACCTTCCGCTCGCTCACCGATGCCGAGACCGGGGCGATCAGCGTCGAGGAGTACGCCGCCGCGGAGGCACTCGTGGAGTCGAAGTTCGCCACCGACGCATGGCTGCACCGGGTCCCGTGA
- a CDS encoding DUF1684 domain-containing protein: MSFEKDWQDWHASRERYAGAEYGPAALESTNWLITEPAAVDGIPGLWALTADGGIRGTDLGQAGESVALHGVQTLRLGRRELRRFTRNGTVALRVYNPGRLERERFSGIDAYRPDRAWRVAANFEPTPHEQVTITTVDGATHESPLAGRLRFTLREKEYDLTVTRNAQGALSAVFGDGTNGRETYRFRFLPVDEPAADGTAVVDFNRAYLPPCAFSDQFVCPLPPEGNRYTVPIRAGERAVVLGR, encoded by the coding sequence ATGAGTTTCGAGAAGGACTGGCAGGACTGGCACGCATCGCGTGAGCGCTATGCGGGCGCGGAGTACGGACCAGCGGCGCTCGAGTCGACCAACTGGCTCATCACCGAGCCGGCCGCCGTCGACGGCATCCCCGGGCTCTGGGCGCTCACTGCGGACGGCGGCATCCGAGGCACCGACCTCGGGCAGGCCGGCGAGAGCGTGGCTCTGCACGGAGTGCAGACGCTGCGACTCGGCAGGCGGGAGCTGCGACGGTTCACGCGCAACGGCACCGTCGCGCTGCGTGTCTACAATCCCGGCCGGTTGGAGCGGGAGCGGTTCAGCGGCATCGACGCCTATCGACCCGACCGGGCCTGGCGGGTGGCCGCGAACTTCGAGCCGACGCCTCACGAGCAGGTCACGATCACCACGGTCGACGGTGCGACGCACGAGTCTCCGCTCGCCGGACGCCTGCGCTTCACCCTGCGCGAGAAGGAGTATGACCTGACGGTCACTCGCAACGCGCAGGGCGCGCTGAGCGCCGTGTTCGGAGACGGGACCAACGGGCGTGAGACCTATCGGTTCCGGTTCCTGCCCGTCGACGAGCCCGCGGCCGACGGCACCGCGGTGGTCGACTTCAACCGCGCATACCTGCCGCCGTGCGCGTTCTCCGACCAGTTCGTGTGCCCGCTACCCCCGGAGGGCAACCGCTACACGGTGCCGATCCGTGCCGGAGAGCGTGCCGTGGTGCTGGGACGCTGA
- a CDS encoding alpha/beta fold hydrolase, with translation MTDTREFTDAHGIAIVYDVHSAEGMPRGVVQLLHGVGEHAGRYGALIAALTGAGFMVYADDHRGHGRTGIRQHEGPAGLGRLGKGGLRAAEDAVWQLTGIIRDENPELPLVLLGHSWGSFLAQMLVNDHPEAWDAVILSGSALRMPGSLNAAPLNARWAGPDATGFEWLSRDPAVWDSFENDPLTTDVPLLKLFGPVEAAKLYGRPAKALAAKGHDIPLLLMVGRDDPVGGPRSVHKLAEEYRTRSGFTDVTTLVYPDARHEIFNELQQGEVRADVLSWLDKHFPPRD, from the coding sequence GTGACGGATACGCGAGAGTTCACGGATGCCCACGGCATCGCCATCGTCTATGACGTCCACTCGGCGGAGGGCATGCCGCGCGGAGTCGTGCAGCTGCTGCACGGCGTCGGCGAGCATGCGGGACGCTACGGCGCGCTGATCGCCGCGCTCACCGGTGCGGGCTTCATGGTCTACGCCGATGACCACCGCGGGCACGGGCGCACCGGCATCCGCCAGCATGAGGGCCCGGCAGGGCTCGGCCGTCTCGGCAAGGGCGGGCTGCGCGCGGCGGAGGACGCCGTGTGGCAGCTGACCGGCATCATCCGCGACGAGAACCCCGAGCTGCCGCTCGTGCTGCTCGGTCACTCGTGGGGATCCTTCCTCGCGCAGATGCTCGTGAACGACCACCCCGAGGCCTGGGACGCCGTCATCCTCTCCGGCTCGGCGCTGCGCATGCCCGGATCGCTGAACGCGGCACCTCTGAACGCCCGATGGGCGGGTCCGGACGCGACCGGGTTCGAGTGGCTCAGCCGCGACCCCGCGGTGTGGGATTCCTTCGAGAACGACCCGCTGACCACCGACGTGCCGCTGCTCAAGCTGTTCGGCCCTGTCGAGGCCGCGAAGCTCTACGGACGCCCGGCGAAAGCCCTCGCGGCGAAGGGGCACGACATCCCGCTGCTGCTCATGGTCGGACGCGACGACCCGGTCGGCGGACCCCGCAGCGTGCACAAGCTGGCCGAGGAGTACCGCACCCGTTCCGGCTTCACGGATGTCACGACGCTGGTCTACCCGGATGCGCGGCACGAGATCTTCAACGAACTGCAGCAGGGCGAGGTGCGCGCCGACGTGCTCTCCTGGCTCGACAAGCACTTCCCGCCGCGCGACTGA
- a CDS encoding copper homeostasis protein CutC: protein MTRTLAMELAVQDPAGVRIATEVGAARVELATALALGGLTPSQAAVELAVETAGDTGPEVHVLIRPRAGGFHYDADELAVAERDVRLALASGATGVVIGTLDDEGRLDIDAMTRLRDAAGGASVTLHRAIDVTADPVATLSAARSLGLRRVLTSGGASAAIDGIDMLRALVAAAEGEIEIMAGSGVDAATAPALAAIGVDALHFSAKRAVREDGGVRMGSASDGVGGYEVTDRDIALGVRAALGL from the coding sequence GTGACCCGAACTCTCGCCATGGAACTCGCCGTACAGGACCCCGCCGGTGTGCGCATCGCCACGGAGGTCGGCGCCGCGCGCGTCGAGCTCGCCACCGCCCTCGCGCTGGGCGGGCTCACTCCGTCGCAGGCGGCGGTGGAACTCGCGGTCGAGACCGCCGGTGACACCGGCCCCGAGGTGCACGTGCTGATCCGGCCGCGCGCCGGAGGGTTCCACTACGACGCCGACGAGCTCGCCGTCGCCGAGCGCGACGTGCGCCTGGCGCTCGCCTCCGGCGCCACCGGGGTCGTCATCGGCACGCTCGATGACGAGGGGCGCCTCGACATCGATGCGATGACCCGCCTGCGCGACGCCGCCGGGGGAGCATCGGTGACCCTGCACCGCGCCATCGACGTGACCGCCGACCCGGTGGCCACGCTCTCGGCCGCGCGGAGCCTCGGACTGCGACGTGTGCTCACCTCGGGCGGTGCCTCCGCAGCCATCGACGGCATCGACATGCTGCGCGCCCTCGTCGCCGCAGCCGAGGGCGAGATCGAGATCATGGCCGGCAGCGGCGTGGATGCCGCCACCGCGCCGGCGCTCGCCGCGATCGGCGTCGACGCCCTGCACTTCTCGGCCAAGCGCGCGGTGCGCGAAGACGGCGGGGTGCGCATGGGGTCGGCATCCGACGGCGTCGGTGGCTACGAGGTCACGGATCGCGACATCGCCCTCGGGGTGCGGGCAGCGCTCGGCCTGTAG
- a CDS encoding MarR family winged helix-turn-helix transcriptional regulator, which produces MSASEESLHLTATDLRMATFRLARRLRCARAADSMSDAQLAVLATLRMHGRRTISALAEHERVTAPSMTSTVDGLEKQGFVVRTPDEDDRRRVQVDITAAGTEIVVETIRRRDELLADMLRELDYTEDELATLRAASELMRRVTDR; this is translated from the coding sequence ATGTCTGCGTCTGAAGAATCCCTCCACCTCACCGCCACAGACCTGCGCATGGCCACCTTCCGCTTGGCCCGCCGGCTCCGGTGCGCCCGCGCCGCCGACTCCATGAGCGACGCGCAGCTCGCCGTGCTCGCGACCCTGCGGATGCACGGCCGCCGCACGATCTCCGCCCTCGCCGAGCACGAGCGCGTGACAGCACCCTCGATGACGAGCACGGTCGACGGGCTCGAGAAGCAGGGGTTCGTGGTGCGCACGCCCGACGAGGACGACCGCCGCCGCGTGCAGGTCGACATCACCGCGGCCGGAACCGAGATCGTGGTCGAGACCATCCGCCGCCGCGACGAGCTGCTCGCCGACATGCTCCGCGAGCTCGACTACACCGAGGACGAGCTCGCGACGCTCCGCGCGGCGAGCGAGCTGATGCGGCGGGTGACCGACCGATGA
- a CDS encoding MFS transporter — protein sequence MFRSFANINYRIWFAGALVSNVGGWMQATAQDWVVLTELTDNDATAMGVTMALQFGPPLVLVSLTGWVADRFERRRILLTTQTALLGLAIAVGVLLLNGLMTLPMMFCFALGFGVVNAFDAPARQAFVSDMVSTGDTSNAVALNSASFNLARMIGPAVGGLLIVAIGSGWVFIVNAATFLAMILALAMLRTSLLAPRPKHRNRGGLAAGFRYVWGRSDLRVVFVTVFLIGAFGMNFPIFASTMAIEFGSGADGYGVLSSILAIGSLAGALLAARRDRARVRVVIFAAGGFGIAAFVSSAMPSYAAYAVTLMFTGFMIVTLLTTANGYVQMTTDPALRGRVLALYMAVIMGSTPVGAPIAGWVADAFGPRAAIMLGGTAGLIACAIGAIWVFTSGRLHRDENRRFLLTLDETRPLSIIDEVDPVEFSDEAAVTTPIRSARPKD from the coding sequence ATGTTCCGTTCGTTCGCGAACATCAACTACCGCATCTGGTTCGCCGGGGCTCTGGTCTCCAACGTCGGCGGGTGGATGCAGGCGACCGCCCAGGACTGGGTCGTGCTCACCGAGCTGACCGACAACGACGCGACAGCCATGGGCGTGACGATGGCGCTGCAGTTCGGTCCGCCGCTCGTGCTCGTCAGTCTCACCGGCTGGGTGGCCGACCGGTTCGAGCGCCGCCGCATCCTGCTCACGACGCAGACCGCACTGCTCGGTCTCGCGATCGCCGTGGGTGTGCTGCTGCTCAACGGCCTGATGACGCTGCCGATGATGTTCTGCTTCGCGCTCGGCTTCGGCGTCGTGAACGCCTTCGATGCACCCGCACGCCAGGCGTTTGTGTCCGACATGGTCTCCACGGGCGACACCTCCAACGCGGTCGCACTGAACTCGGCATCCTTCAACCTGGCCCGCATGATCGGACCGGCCGTCGGCGGGCTGCTGATCGTGGCGATCGGCTCCGGCTGGGTGTTCATCGTCAATGCGGCCACGTTCCTCGCGATGATCCTGGCCCTGGCGATGCTGCGCACGAGCCTGCTCGCCCCCCGCCCCAAGCACCGCAACCGTGGCGGTCTCGCCGCCGGCTTCCGCTACGTCTGGGGGCGCAGCGACCTGCGTGTCGTGTTCGTGACGGTGTTCCTGATCGGGGCCTTCGGCATGAACTTCCCGATCTTCGCCTCGACCATGGCGATCGAGTTCGGCTCCGGCGCGGACGGGTACGGCGTGCTCAGCTCGATCCTCGCGATCGGCTCGCTGGCCGGCGCCCTGCTGGCCGCACGCCGCGACCGCGCCAGGGTGCGCGTCGTGATCTTCGCGGCCGGCGGATTCGGCATCGCCGCCTTCGTGTCGTCCGCGATGCCGAGCTACGCCGCGTACGCCGTGACCCTGATGTTCACCGGCTTCATGATCGTGACCCTGCTGACGACGGCCAACGGCTACGTGCAGATGACCACAGACCCCGCGCTCCGGGGCCGCGTACTCGCCCTCTACATGGCCGTGATCATGGGCTCGACACCGGTCGGGGCCCCGATCGCCGGATGGGTGGCCGACGCATTCGGCCCCCGCGCCGCGATCATGCTCGGCGGGACGGCGGGTCTCATCGCCTGCGCGATCGGCGCGATCTGGGTGTTCACCTCCGGTCGGCTGCACCGCGACGAGAACCGCCGGTTCCTGCTCACCCTCGACGAGACGCGGCCGCTCAGCATCATCGACGAGGTCGACCCGGTGGAGTTCAGCGACGAGGCGGCCGTGACCACCCCGATCCGCTCCGCACGGCCGAAGGACTGA